Proteins from one Limanda limanda chromosome 4, fLimLim1.1, whole genome shotgun sequence genomic window:
- the ccdc71 gene encoding uncharacterized protein ccdc71, giving the protein MADARKGPVVGRPLVYANEERKAVHSWSRISSAGHNVLLDALQILSPMSHDFSCTEELVTFLQELSEEGHKPLVLSSKDVYRYRSCTSQLLTVDMLKPPNKNVRPTGKRKVRRPVTKKREVHPSWNTSEESIPIIQGVRPPELLADHPTIVCSRTPLQTAETSRTLQVQPCLRLTNIEGRSGFHTARLQIHTTWNLSSEAPSVAFSQQQHPPMLSGIPLQPSQNGAGASTKAVALFSQKTLSCPIRLDGALIGDSAPVFSAIGVAFPQTHTELTSNGFHRDSQGTLELNIPARRRNGWKDKNRFRWKVIKVDDSRSVADARRKAQKILQVNLSPVIKIQPLNHVLRDFRYQNN; this is encoded by the coding sequence ATGGCTGACGCGCGGAAAGGTCCCGTGGTTGGCCGGCCATTGGTATATGCGAATGAAGAGCGTAAAGCTGTTCATTCCTGGTCTCGGATCTCGTCGGCAGGGCACAACGTCCTTCTGGATGCTCTCCAGATCCTCAGTCCAATGTCCCATGACTTCTCATGCACGGAGGAGTTAGTCACCTTCCTTCAGGAGCTGAGCGAGGAGGGCCACAAGCCCCTTGTGCTGAGCAGCAAGGACGTCTACAGATATCGCTCCTGCACAAGCCAACTCTTGACTGTAGACATGCTGAAGCCACCCAACAAGAACGTTAGACCGACAGGCAAGAGAAAGGTAAGGAGGCCCGTGACCAAGAAGAGAGAGGTGCACCCATCCTGGAACACTTCTGAGGAGAGCATCCCCATAATTCAAGGGGTCCGCCCTCCAGAGCTGCTAGCGGACCATCCCACCATTGTCTGCAGTAGGACCCCCCTTCAGACTGCAGAGACGTCGCGGACACTGCAGGTGCAGCCATGTCTCAGACTAACCAACATTGAAGGCCGGTCGGGATTCCACACGGCCAGACTCCAGATCCACACCACCTGGAACTTGTCCTCTGAGGCTCCCTCTGTTGCCTTTTcacagcaacagcaccctccaATGCTATCAGGAATACCTTTGCAGCCTTCCCAGAATGGTGCCGGGGCGTCCACCAAAGCCGTGGCCTTGTTTAGTCAGAAGACCCTGTCCTGCCCTATCCGACTTGATGGTGCCCTCATTGGAGATTCGGCACCAGTCTTCTCCGCTATTGGTGTTGCGTttccacagactcacacagagctGACCAGCAATGGCTTCCACAGGGACAGTCAGGGCACGTTGGAATTAAACATCCCGGCCCGGCGGAGAAATGGCTGGAAGGACAAGAACCGTTTTAGATGGAAAGTGATAAAGGTGGACGACTCTCGGTCGGTAGCCGACGCTCGCAGGAAAGCGCAGAAGATCCTGCAGGTCAATCTTTCACCCGTGATTAAGATCCAACCTCTCAATCACGTCTTGAGAGACTTTAGATACCAGAATAACTGA